From Theropithecus gelada isolate Dixy chromosome 5, Tgel_1.0, whole genome shotgun sequence:
CTCACTGTAACGTTCACCATCCGCTGTCCCAGATTCCAAACCTACCCTGCACTGCAATCCGCAGACACTAACTGTGGTTGGTGGCTAGAATATAAGTAAGGAACACCGGGAGGAAGGGATTCCTCCCTCCAAATGGGCGACTGAATCTTCCCTCCCCCACGCCCCACCCCAGCACCACCAGACGAACTCCATTTACCATCTCTCAAAGcgcaaaaatgtttaaagcaatttttaaaatacttcaagtGCGCTGTTTCCTCCTGCCACCTGTCCCAAAGCCCACACACTCTTTCTCAAAAATGTGGATATTCAGGTTAACCTTCGATTTTGTTCGAAAATAGCTAAACTGAATTACCCGAATAATTTACTTTTCCACTCCTTGGATATAACTAAAATGTAGTTGAACCGAAAAGAGCTTGCTGTTGTCCAAAGTCACTCCGGCTCCAAGGGGCGAATTCTCTTTTCGCCATCTCTCCCAGCCCTGGAACAACTTGGGGTCCCTCCCGAAGAGCAAAGCGCCAGCCCAGACCCCATACACCCACCGTCCCTGGCACCCGAACGCTCTGCGAGCCCCGGGCCTCCCACAGGAGCGGAGACGCGGGTACCTGCGCCTCACGCCGGAACCGACCCGTCAGAGCCGCCGAGCCCCGCACCTGGAAACTGGGAGGCCACGAAGACGGAGAATTGAGGCGGAGACCCAGCCCAGGGCCCGCGCAGTTCGGTGCCCTCCCGCCAGTGCCCGCACTCGGGTCACACTGCTTGCTCTCGGGAGAAGCCCCAAGGCTCGCGGTGCACCGAGAGGCGCCCGGGCTGGAGAGCCCCGGCTGTGTTGGCCACGGAGTTCTTCAGTTGCTTGATGACCACGAAGAGCAGGAGGAAAAGTAAGAAGAGCAGGAAGAAGAAGAGCGCCAGGTAGAGCAGCAAGTTGAGTTCCCACTCCATGCTGGAGGCGCCGGCGCTCGCTTGCCGTGCGCGCTCGGCACGGGCTGCAACTGCAGGGCGAGCGCGCCGCCCGCACACCCACCTCCCCGCACTCCCGCCCCTCGCGAGGCCGTGCCGCTTTGGGCGCCGACTCCGGGGTCCGGGCTCTGCCTCCCCCGGCTCCGAGGAAACGCGCCAAGAAGCTGAGGAAATCCGGCGCCGACTCTCCCCGCTGGCACCAGAGCCTTCCGCTTCGCTGAGATCCTTTCAGGTGCTCTCGAGGACGCGAGCGACTTCCCTAGGAGCGAACTTCCGCGGGCAGGGACGCCAGAAGAGGTAACAGCTCAGTCTCCCAGGAGAGGTCGGGACTGGTGTTTTGCAAATGATTTAAAAGTTCCCCCCCAACATCCAGTAGGGTCCCTAGCCCCCTGTCTTCCGAATTCATTTCTTTCGTTATATCCCTCCGTTCCTGCTTTCCGAAAAGACAGGGGTTGCCATGGCCCAGAGGCCCAAAAGAATGAAAGGTGACAGTGAAGACGGGGTCTGAAAGGCTATGAGATGATTTCGTGCTATGAGATGTCTGAGTGAATTCCTGTTCGAGCTGTCTTGCTCTTCAGAGTAGCAGATGCATTCAATGTTGAATGTACTTTTCTATGGACAACAGGTCATTTGGAAAGGCATTAAGAATACAATGTATTTCGGTAGTTATATagcacaaagttttaaaatattggccTCAAATTCAGTTTCTTTGGTGAAAGGAGGAAAACAAGTTTACTCGAAGTGTTTCTTGAGTCCCTAAAGCCTTTCTGTATCTAGTTGACGTGACCCGAAGCCCATATTGCGCAGCTTTGAAAGCTGTTCAGTGTATCTATTACTGCGcaacaaattaaacccaaatgtagtggcttcaaacaacataAACATTGATCATcgctcacagtttctgtgggtccgAAATGTAGGAGCACTGGCTGGGTGATTCTGGTGTGGGGTTACTCATAAGGCTCCGTTCAGATGTCAGCCAGGTCTGCCTTCAGCTGAATGCTTGTGTGGAGGTGGAGGATCCACTTCCAGGATGGTTCACTCGCTGGCTGCCAGGTAGGGCTGGTTGTTGGTGGGAGGCCTCAGTTCCCTTCCATAGGTGCTTCCAACACAGCTGCGGGCTTCCCCCAGAACAggtgatgaaagaaaacaaagcagaggctgcagtgctcTTTACCACTAGCTTCAGAAGTCATGTGCGGTCACTATCCTACTGGTCACACAGGTCAGCCCTATTCAGTGTAGGAGTCCAAGAACATGAACGCCAAGGAGTGAGGATCACTGGGGCCGGTCTTGGAGTCAGCTATGACAGCTGCTAATACAGCCAGTTATCATTGCCCATTTGTAGGcctaactttattttattctttgtttatgAAGATGCGGAATTGCCTCCTGGACTGAATTCTGAGGATGAGGCCTGACAACATCCCTGACTGTAATAAGTGGCTGCTC
This genomic window contains:
- the LOC112624948 gene encoding uncharacterized protein LOC112624948, which gives rise to MLEAPALACRARSARAATAGRARRPHTHLPALPPLARPCRFGRRLRGPGSASPGSEETRQEAEEIRRRLSPLAPEPSASLRSFQVLSRTRATSLGANFRGQGRQKR